One genomic segment of Virgibacillus doumboii includes these proteins:
- the sucD gene encoding succinate--CoA ligase subunit alpha gives MSVYVNKDTKVIVQGITGGTAKFHTKQMLEYGTKIVGGVTPKKGGTEVEGVPVFNTVKEAVDATGANASVIYVPAPFAADAILEAVDAELDLAICITEHIPVMDMVKVKRYMEGKKTRLVGPNCPGVITADESKIGIMPGYIHKKGHIGVVSRSGTLTYEAVHQLTEEGYGQTTAVGIGGDPVNGTNFIDVLSAFNDDPETEAVVMIGEIGGTAEEEAAEWVKANMKKPVVGFIGGATAPPGKRMGHAGAIISGGKGTADEKIRVMNECGIKVAQTPAEIGETMIGVLKENNLNEKCKTH, from the coding sequence ATGAGTGTATATGTAAATAAAGATACAAAAGTAATTGTCCAGGGAATTACTGGTGGCACAGCTAAATTCCATACGAAACAAATGCTTGAATATGGTACAAAAATCGTTGGTGGTGTAACACCTAAAAAAGGTGGTACAGAAGTAGAGGGTGTCCCTGTATTCAACACAGTAAAAGAGGCTGTGGACGCAACAGGAGCCAATGCATCCGTTATTTATGTGCCTGCTCCATTTGCTGCTGACGCCATTCTGGAAGCAGTTGATGCAGAACTTGATCTTGCTATTTGTATAACCGAACATATTCCAGTTATGGATATGGTAAAGGTTAAACGATATATGGAAGGCAAGAAAACACGTCTTGTAGGACCTAACTGCCCGGGTGTTATTACAGCTGACGAATCTAAAATCGGTATTATGCCTGGATATATTCATAAAAAAGGCCATATCGGTGTTGTATCCCGTTCCGGAACCCTGACATACGAAGCAGTGCATCAATTAACTGAAGAAGGATATGGTCAAACAACGGCTGTAGGTATTGGCGGAGACCCTGTTAATGGAACGAACTTCATTGATGTTCTATCAGCATTCAATGATGATCCGGAAACAGAAGCTGTCGTTATGATTGGAGAAATTGGCGGTACTGCTGAAGAAGAAGCAGCTGAATGGGTAAAAGCCAATATGAAAAAACCTGTAGTCGGCTTCATTGGAGGTGCAACTGCACCTCCAGGAAAACGTATGGGCCATGCCGGTGCGATTATTTCAGGTGGTAAAGGTACTGCAGATGAAAAGATTCGTGTAATGAATGAATGTGGTATTAAAGTTGCCCAAACACCTGCTGAAATTGGTGAAACTATGATTGGTGTTTTGAAAGAAAACAACCTGAATGAAAAATGTAAAACTCATTAA
- the dprA gene encoding DNA-processing protein DprA, whose amino-acid sequence MELIRKRLIHIHRCRGITRRTIRRFFRYDSTLKSIYNLSSTELRQFFSLPQQNASLFYSDLHNNQLKLQLKTDLKVYKVITVVDDNYPFVLKTIKDAPLVLYAMGNTDLLADQPMLSVIGTRRPSQEAMLKMKKFVLPLIKRNWIIVSGMAMGIDSYSHQLALQNNGKTIAVLGSGFNYIYPKQNTFLFKQISNHGLLLSEYPPDIPPQRFHFPERNRIISGLSFGTLVIEATEKSGTLITVDQALDQGREVYAVPGSPLLEQTKGVHKMIQDGAKLVYEPEDIIEDWKSIGPNWSMSN is encoded by the coding sequence TTGGAGCTAATTCGAAAACGGCTGATTCACATCCATCGATGCCGTGGTATAACACGAAGAACCATCCGAAGGTTTTTCCGCTATGATTCTACGTTAAAGTCAATCTACAATTTGTCTTCAACCGAACTTCGGCAATTTTTCTCTCTCCCTCAGCAAAATGCTTCATTATTCTACTCAGATCTCCATAACAATCAATTAAAATTGCAACTCAAAACTGATTTGAAAGTATATAAAGTGATAACTGTAGTTGACGATAACTATCCTTTTGTGTTAAAAACTATAAAAGATGCGCCATTGGTATTATATGCTATGGGAAATACTGATTTGCTGGCTGATCAGCCAATGCTTAGTGTGATTGGAACCCGCAGGCCGTCACAGGAAGCAATGTTAAAAATGAAGAAATTCGTTTTGCCGTTAATTAAACGAAATTGGATTATCGTCAGCGGAATGGCAATGGGAATTGACAGTTATTCACATCAGCTTGCATTACAAAATAATGGTAAAACAATTGCTGTGTTGGGCAGCGGATTTAATTATATTTATCCAAAACAAAATACATTTCTTTTCAAACAAATTTCCAATCATGGTCTTTTGTTGTCTGAATATCCTCCAGATATACCACCACAACGTTTTCATTTTCCCGAGCGAAACCGGATTATCAGCGGATTAAGTTTTGGAACGCTAGTAATTGAAGCTACTGAAAAAAGTGGTACACTTATTACGGTTGACCAAGCTCTTGATCAGGGGCGGGAGGTATATGCGGTCCCCGGTTCTCCACTATTGGAGCAAACAAAAGGCGTCCACAAAATGATCCAGGATGGTGCAAAACTGGTGTACGAGCCGGAAGATATTATTGAGGATTGGAAGAGCATCGGACCTAATTGGAGTATGTCAAATTAG
- the codY gene encoding GTP-sensing pleiotropic transcriptional regulator CodY — protein sequence MELLDRARKINAMLQKATGKSVNFNEMSASLRDVIKGNIFILSRRGKLLGFAINQEIENDRMKSMLEERQFPEEYTQGLFNIHETTANLDIDSPYTAFPVENRELFKNGLTTIVPIIGGGERLGTLVLSRLSDSFSDDDLLLAEYGSTVVGMEILHEKTEEIELEARSKAVVQMAISSLSYSELEAIDHIFEELNGNEGLLVASKIADRVGITRSVIVNALRKLESAGVIESRSLGMKGTYIKVLNDKFLVELEKLRTR from the coding sequence ATGGAACTATTAGATCGTGCAAGAAAAATTAATGCAATGCTGCAAAAAGCAACAGGAAAATCAGTAAACTTTAATGAAATGTCTGCATCTTTAAGAGATGTGATAAAGGGAAATATCTTCATCCTCAGCAGACGTGGTAAATTACTTGGATTTGCGATTAATCAGGAAATTGAAAATGATCGCATGAAATCCATGCTGGAAGAACGGCAATTCCCGGAAGAGTATACACAAGGGTTGTTCAATATTCATGAAACAACAGCAAACCTGGACATTGACAGTCCGTATACAGCATTCCCGGTAGAAAATCGTGAGTTGTTTAAAAATGGTCTTACCACTATTGTTCCAATTATCGGTGGTGGTGAGCGTTTGGGAACATTGGTGTTGAGCAGACTTTCAGATAGTTTTAGTGATGACGACCTGTTGCTTGCAGAATATGGATCTACGGTCGTTGGTATGGAAATTCTTCACGAGAAAACGGAAGAAATTGAATTGGAAGCAAGAAGTAAGGCTGTTGTGCAAATGGCGATCAGCTCACTGTCCTACAGTGAACTTGAAGCAATCGATCACATTTTTGAAGAATTAAATGGTAATGAAGGGTTGCTTGTAGCCAGCAAAATTGCAGACAGAGTAGGAATTACCAGATCTGTAATTGTAAATGCTTTAAGAAAGCTGGAAAGTGCCGGTGTTATCGAATCCCGCTCACTCGGTATGAAAGGTACTTACATTAAAGTATTAAATGATAAATTCCTGGTGGAACTTGAAAAACTTCGTACCAGATAA
- the xerC gene encoding tyrosine recombinase XerC, which yields MNHFTKSSEAFIEYLQIEKNASQYTIEYYMNDLETFFTFLNQEGIKSLQEVDYQVIRLFLTVLYDQKLSRRSVSRKISSLRSFYKFLERDNQVSGNPFIQVKLPKADKPIPGFLYMEELEKLFEVNDLSDPIGQRNQAIIETLYATGIRVSECQGMVLDDIDFTIGTMFIKGKGRKERYIPFGRFAELALETYINDGRKILLEKAKTQANSVFLNARGNPLTTRGLRLVLEKIVEKAALTVHVHPHKLRHTFATHMLNEGADLRTVQELLGHENLSSTQIYTHVTKDRLRNVYMNSHPRANDKYSD from the coding sequence TTGAACCATTTTACAAAGTCCAGTGAAGCGTTTATCGAGTATTTACAAATAGAAAAAAACGCTTCGCAATATACCATTGAATACTACATGAATGATCTGGAAACATTTTTCACTTTTTTAAATCAGGAAGGGATTAAAAGTCTGCAGGAGGTTGATTATCAGGTAATTCGCTTGTTTTTGACTGTATTGTATGACCAAAAGTTAAGCAGAAGATCTGTATCCAGGAAAATTTCCAGCCTTAGAAGCTTCTATAAATTTTTGGAACGGGATAATCAAGTATCCGGAAATCCGTTTATCCAGGTGAAGCTTCCCAAAGCCGATAAGCCTATTCCTGGGTTTCTTTACATGGAAGAATTGGAAAAACTGTTCGAAGTCAATGACTTATCAGATCCAATTGGACAGAGAAATCAGGCAATAATTGAAACACTATATGCAACAGGAATTCGCGTTAGTGAATGCCAGGGAATGGTTTTGGATGACATTGATTTTACTATCGGCACGATGTTTATTAAAGGTAAAGGAAGAAAAGAGCGGTATATTCCATTCGGTCGTTTTGCGGAATTAGCATTGGAAACCTACATAAATGATGGAAGGAAGATACTTTTAGAAAAAGCAAAGACTCAGGCAAATTCAGTCTTTCTTAATGCCAGGGGAAATCCGTTGACTACAAGGGGATTGCGGTTGGTACTCGAAAAAATAGTCGAAAAGGCTGCCTTAACCGTACATGTACATCCACATAAATTACGTCATACATTCGCGACACATATGTTAAATGAAGGTGCTGATTTGCGTACAGTGCAAGAGTTATTGGGGCATGAAAATTTATCATCAACACAAATTTATACACATGTGACAAAAGATCGCTTGCGAAACGTGTATATGAACAGTCATCCAAGAGCGAATGATAAATATTCCGATTGA
- the hslV gene encoding ATP-dependent protease subunit HslV: MSSEIHATTIFAIKHNGQCAMSGDGQVTLGNAVVMKHKAKKVRTLFNGKVLAGFAGSVADAFTLFEKFEGKLEAYDGNLTRASVELAKEWRSDKVLRKLEAMLIVMNKENTFLVSGTGEVIEPDDGILAIGSGGNYALSAGRALVRYSKDLTAKEIARAALEVAGEICVYTNDQITLEVLD; encoded by the coding sequence GTGTCAAGTGAAATCCATGCTACAACAATTTTTGCTATCAAGCATAACGGTCAATGTGCAATGAGTGGAGACGGTCAGGTTACACTGGGAAATGCTGTAGTTATGAAGCATAAAGCAAAAAAAGTTCGTACATTATTTAACGGGAAAGTTTTAGCAGGTTTTGCCGGGTCTGTTGCAGATGCCTTTACTTTATTTGAAAAATTTGAAGGAAAACTTGAGGCATACGACGGCAACCTTACCCGAGCATCTGTGGAATTGGCAAAAGAGTGGCGCAGTGATAAGGTTCTTCGCAAGCTGGAGGCAATGCTCATTGTTATGAACAAGGAAAATACATTTCTGGTATCGGGTACAGGAGAGGTTATTGAGCCTGATGATGGAATTCTTGCAATAGGTTCTGGTGGAAACTATGCATTGAGTGCCGGAAGGGCTTTAGTGAGATATTCAAAAGACTTGACAGCAAAAGAAATTGCACGTGCAGCTTTGGAAGTAGCGGGGGAAATATGCGTCTACACGAATGACCAAATAACGTTAGAGGTACTTGATTAA
- the topA gene encoding type I DNA topoisomerase — protein sequence MSDYLVIVESPAKAKTIERYLGKKYKVKASMGHVRDLPKSQTGVDVDNEFKPKYITIRGKGDVLKELKSAAKKAKKVYLAADPDREGEAIAWHLAHVLDVDEDSKCRVVFNEITKDAIKDSFKSPRSIDEDLVDAQQARRILDRLVGYKISPLLWKKIKKGLSAGRVQSVAVKMIIDREKEIENFKPEEYWSIEANFVKDKDQFEGSFYGIDGKKHELKKEQDVKSILGKMDGKKFTVDKVNKRERKRNPAKPFTTSSLQQEAARKLNFRAKKTMMVAQQLYEGIDLGKKSGGITGLITYMRTDSTRISDTAKQEAKGYIEEQFGKEYLGFFKKGKQQQGAQDAHEAVRPTSALRDPKSLKAILSRDQYRLYKLIWERFLASQMAPAVMDTMTVHLLNNGVEFRATGSKIKFKGFMKVYVESSDDKKKTENKFLPDIKEGMTVEASDITPNQHFTQPPPRYTEARLVRTLEEQGIGRPSTYAPTLDTIQRRGYVSIDNKRFVPTELGGIVTDTLEEFFPEIINVEFTVKMEEDLDAIEEGKTEWIEVLNEFYPDFRKRLEKAEQEMEKIEVRDEPAGIDCENCGHEMVYKMGRYGKFLACSNFPECRNTKPILKEIGVKCPKCKEGNVVERKSKKRRTFYGCDRFPDCDFVSWDKPISRPCPKCESMLVEKKTKKETRIQCTNCDYKESAQN from the coding sequence ATGTCAGATTACCTCGTGATCGTGGAGTCGCCTGCAAAAGCGAAAACGATCGAACGTTATTTAGGAAAAAAATATAAAGTAAAAGCATCCATGGGACATGTTCGTGATTTACCAAAAAGTCAAACGGGTGTAGATGTAGATAATGAGTTTAAACCAAAATATATTACCATTCGCGGTAAAGGTGATGTTCTTAAAGAATTAAAATCCGCAGCGAAAAAGGCCAAAAAAGTTTATCTGGCTGCCGACCCTGATAGAGAAGGTGAAGCCATCGCCTGGCATCTAGCTCATGTTCTGGATGTAGATGAAGACTCAAAGTGTCGCGTTGTTTTTAATGAAATTACCAAAGATGCGATTAAAGATTCATTTAAAAGTCCGCGCTCGATTGATGAGGACCTGGTCGATGCCCAGCAGGCAAGGAGAATTTTAGACCGTCTCGTCGGTTATAAAATCAGCCCCTTGCTTTGGAAAAAAATTAAAAAAGGCTTGAGTGCCGGTCGGGTACAATCGGTTGCGGTAAAAATGATTATTGACCGGGAAAAAGAAATTGAGAATTTTAAACCGGAAGAATATTGGTCTATCGAAGCTAACTTTGTAAAAGATAAGGATCAATTTGAAGGTTCCTTTTATGGAATTGACGGTAAGAAACATGAGTTAAAGAAAGAACAGGACGTTAAATCCATATTAGGTAAAATGGATGGTAAGAAATTCACTGTTGACAAAGTAAATAAACGTGAGCGCAAACGAAATCCGGCAAAACCTTTTACAACATCGTCATTACAACAGGAAGCAGCTCGTAAACTGAACTTCCGTGCCAAGAAGACGATGATGGTTGCCCAGCAATTATACGAAGGTATTGATCTTGGAAAAAAATCCGGTGGTATAACCGGTTTAATTACGTATATGCGTACGGATTCAACGCGGATTTCCGATACAGCCAAACAGGAAGCAAAAGGATATATTGAAGAACAGTTTGGTAAAGAGTATCTCGGGTTTTTCAAAAAAGGTAAACAACAGCAAGGTGCACAGGATGCACACGAAGCGGTCAGACCTACATCGGCGCTGCGTGATCCGAAGTCATTGAAGGCAATTTTGTCCAGAGATCAGTACCGTTTATACAAACTGATTTGGGAACGTTTTCTGGCAAGTCAAATGGCGCCTGCAGTAATGGATACCATGACAGTACACCTTCTGAATAACGGGGTTGAATTTCGCGCTACAGGGTCTAAAATTAAATTTAAAGGATTTATGAAGGTGTACGTGGAGAGTTCTGACGATAAGAAAAAGACCGAAAACAAATTCCTGCCTGATATAAAAGAGGGAATGACTGTGGAGGCAAGTGATATTACACCTAATCAGCACTTTACACAGCCGCCGCCAAGATATACGGAAGCGCGACTAGTTCGAACACTGGAAGAGCAAGGAATTGGTCGTCCATCAACATATGCTCCTACCTTGGACACTATTCAGCGCCGGGGTTATGTCAGTATCGATAATAAACGCTTTGTACCAACTGAGTTAGGTGGAATTGTAACAGATACACTTGAAGAGTTCTTCCCGGAAATAATCAACGTTGAATTTACTGTGAAAATGGAAGAAGATCTTGACGCTATTGAGGAAGGGAAAACTGAGTGGATAGAAGTACTTAATGAATTTTATCCGGATTTCCGAAAACGGCTCGAAAAAGCGGAACAGGAAATGGAAAAAATTGAAGTCAGGGATGAACCGGCAGGCATAGATTGTGAGAATTGCGGGCATGAAATGGTATATAAAATGGGCAGGTATGGAAAGTTTTTGGCATGCTCAAACTTTCCGGAATGCCGAAATACAAAACCGATCTTAAAAGAGATTGGTGTCAAATGTCCGAAGTGTAAAGAAGGAAACGTTGTTGAACGAAAATCAAAAAAACGAAGAACGTTTTATGGATGTGACCGTTTTCCGGATTGTGATTTTGTTTCATGGGATAAACCAATTTCAAGACCATGTCCAAAATGTGAATCTATGCTGGTGGAAAAGAAAACTAAAAAAGAAACACGCATTCAATGTACAAACTGTGACTATAAAGAAAGTGCACAAAACTGA
- the hslU gene encoding HslU--HslV peptidase ATPase subunit has protein sequence MSIDYTPKQIVGQLDQYIIGQNKAKKSVAVALRNRYRRIKLEETIKDEIVPKNILMIGPTGVGKTEIARRLAKMVGAPFVKVEATKFTEVGYVGRDVESMVRDLVEMSLRMVKEEKMNEVMDRAEKEANKKLVQLLVPQVKKQNSMKNPFEMLFSAQEDSNEDEHSAPGDEEIRNKRKRVEHQLAMGELEDHLVTVELEELPPSMFDMLQGSGMEQMGMNMQDALGQFMPKKKKKRKLPVSEARKVLTQQEATKLVDMEEAAQEAIERAEQSGMLFIDEIDKVAGKQENSANVSREGVQRDILPIVEGSTVVTKHGPVKTDHMLFIAAGAFHMAKPSDLIPELQGRFPIRVELEKLSVDDFKLILKEPSNALLKQYTALLKAEGINLVFTDDAVNRLAEIAYQVNQETDNIGARRLHTILEKLLEDLSFEAPDINLETVEITDDYVNKKLSDITKNKDLSQFIL, from the coding sequence ATGAGCATTGATTATACTCCAAAACAAATTGTGGGGCAGTTAGATCAGTATATAATAGGTCAGAACAAAGCTAAGAAATCGGTTGCTGTAGCATTACGTAACCGGTACCGTCGCATAAAACTGGAAGAGACAATAAAAGACGAAATCGTTCCAAAAAACATCTTAATGATCGGTCCGACCGGCGTCGGTAAAACTGAGATAGCCCGGCGACTTGCCAAAATGGTTGGTGCACCATTTGTAAAGGTGGAAGCAACCAAATTTACAGAAGTCGGGTATGTCGGACGTGATGTAGAATCAATGGTCCGTGACCTGGTTGAAATGTCTTTACGTATGGTAAAAGAAGAAAAAATGAACGAAGTGATGGACAGGGCGGAAAAAGAAGCTAATAAAAAACTTGTTCAATTACTCGTTCCACAGGTCAAAAAACAAAACAGCATGAAAAATCCATTTGAAATGTTGTTCTCGGCCCAGGAAGACAGTAATGAAGATGAACATTCGGCGCCTGGAGATGAAGAAATCAGAAATAAACGTAAGCGGGTGGAACATCAGCTGGCTATGGGCGAATTGGAGGACCACCTTGTAACGGTAGAACTCGAGGAACTTCCGCCATCAATGTTTGATATGCTGCAAGGTTCGGGAATGGAGCAAATGGGGATGAACATGCAGGATGCCTTAGGACAGTTCATGCCTAAGAAAAAGAAAAAGCGTAAACTTCCTGTTTCTGAAGCAAGAAAAGTACTAACACAACAAGAGGCCACTAAGCTCGTGGACATGGAAGAAGCAGCCCAGGAAGCTATCGAACGGGCGGAACAATCGGGAATGTTATTTATTGACGAAATTGATAAAGTCGCCGGTAAACAGGAAAATTCCGCAAATGTATCACGTGAAGGGGTACAGCGCGACATTTTACCAATTGTTGAAGGTTCCACTGTTGTAACAAAACACGGACCAGTTAAAACAGATCATATGCTTTTCATTGCAGCAGGAGCATTCCATATGGCAAAACCTTCAGATTTAATTCCTGAACTGCAAGGAAGGTTTCCTATCAGAGTAGAACTGGAAAAGTTATCTGTAGATGATTTCAAGCTAATTTTAAAGGAACCATCAAATGCTCTATTAAAGCAATATACAGCATTACTTAAAGCAGAAGGTATAAATCTTGTTTTTACAGACGATGCTGTAAATAGACTGGCAGAAATTGCCTATCAGGTTAATCAGGAAACAGATAATATTGGTGCAAGAAGACTTCACACTATTTTAGAAAAACTTTTGGAGGATTTATCCTTTGAAGCACCGGATATTAATTTGGAAACTGTTGAAATAACTGATGATTATGTCAATAAAAAATTGAGTGACATCACAAAAAACAAAGACTTAAGTCAATTTATTCTATAA
- the flgB gene encoding flagellar basal body rod protein FlgB — MEFFGGTFKTLEGSLDYASAKNRTISNNIANVDTPNYKAKDVVFKNVLNDALTSSFEAKRTHSKHIPFDNSGTGPSFKTITQKNTMYNHNGNSVDIDKEMADLAKNQIYYQSLVDRINGKFSSLQTVIRGGR; from the coding sequence ATGGAATTTTTCGGAGGAACCTTCAAAACACTTGAAGGATCGCTTGATTATGCTTCGGCTAAAAATCGGACTATTTCAAATAATATTGCAAATGTGGACACTCCGAATTACAAGGCGAAAGATGTCGTTTTTAAGAATGTCCTGAATGATGCATTGACGTCTTCCTTTGAAGCCAAGAGAACGCATTCAAAACATATACCTTTTGATAATTCTGGTACAGGGCCATCTTTCAAAACAATTACACAGAAAAACACAATGTATAATCATAATGGAAATAGTGTGGATATTGACAAAGAAATGGCTGATTTGGCAAAAAACCAAATATATTATCAAAGTTTGGTAGATCGGATTAACGGTAAATTTAGTAGTTTGCAAACGGTTATCAGGGGAGGCAGATAG